In one Sphingomonas sp. AP4-R1 genomic region, the following are encoded:
- a CDS encoding pitrilysin family protein produces MSARVHRLANGLTVAVEPMAGVETVAVGLYADAGSRSEEKGLAGLAHMVEHMVFKGAGSRNARQIAEVIEDRGGSINAWTTRDNTAFQARMLADDMVLGLEVISDLIRAPHFDADELEREKGVVLAELGEARDTPDDIIYDHLQATAFPDQMLGEPVLGHEETIAAIDTAALKGWLDGQYRPEGLVLAAAGKVNEDALLTLAEARFGDLAPGAAPQPAAATFGGGTHHDVRRFDQLHVALGFPGVGLHDASLHALSLFSSAVGGGMSSRLFQEVREERGLAYSIYAWAHAYAETGLFGVYCAAGRRDAARALALTREVLARTAETLDQAELDRARAQAKAGLLMGLESVATRADHLARQIQIHGRIVPPSESVALLDAVTVAQARAAGAAALSGGEALATVGGKLAKAA; encoded by the coding sequence ATGAGCGCGCGCGTCCATCGCCTCGCCAACGGCCTCACCGTCGCGGTGGAGCCGATGGCGGGGGTCGAGACGGTCGCGGTCGGCCTCTATGCCGACGCGGGCTCGCGCTCGGAGGAGAAGGGGCTCGCCGGGCTCGCCCACATGGTCGAGCATATGGTGTTCAAGGGCGCGGGCAGTCGCAACGCGCGCCAGATCGCCGAAGTGATCGAGGATCGCGGCGGTTCGATCAACGCCTGGACGACGCGCGACAACACCGCGTTCCAGGCGCGGATGCTGGCGGACGACATGGTGCTGGGGCTGGAGGTGATCTCCGATCTGATCCGCGCGCCCCATTTCGATGCCGACGAGCTGGAGCGGGAGAAAGGCGTCGTCCTCGCCGAGCTGGGCGAGGCGCGCGATACGCCCGACGACATCATCTACGATCATCTGCAGGCGACCGCTTTCCCCGATCAGATGCTGGGTGAGCCCGTGCTCGGCCATGAGGAGACGATCGCCGCGATCGACACCGCCGCGCTGAAGGGCTGGCTGGACGGGCAATATCGCCCCGAGGGCCTCGTGCTGGCGGCGGCGGGGAAGGTGAACGAGGATGCGCTGCTGACGCTGGCCGAGGCGCGCTTCGGCGATCTCGCGCCCGGCGCCGCGCCTCAGCCCGCGGCCGCCACGTTCGGCGGCGGTACGCATCATGACGTGCGCCGGTTCGATCAGCTGCATGTCGCGCTCGGCTTCCCCGGCGTCGGCCTGCATGATGCGTCGCTGCATGCGCTGTCGCTCTTCTCCAGCGCGGTGGGCGGGGGCATGTCCTCGCGCCTGTTCCAGGAGGTGCGCGAGGAGCGCGGCCTCGCTTATTCCATCTACGCTTGGGCGCATGCTTATGCGGAGACGGGCCTGTTCGGCGTCTATTGCGCGGCCGGGCGCCGCGATGCGGCTCGCGCGCTGGCGCTGACCCGCGAGGTGCTGGCGCGCACGGCCGAGACGCTCGATCAGGCCGAGCTGGATCGCGCGCGCGCGCAGGCCAAGGCCGGGCTGCTGATGGGGCTGGAAAGCGTCGCCACGCGTGCCGACCATCTCGCCCGCCAGATCCAGATCCACGGGCGGATCGTGCCGCCGTCCGAATCGGTCGCGCTGCTGGATGCGGTGACGGTCGCGCAGGCGCGCGCGGCGGGTGCTGCGGCGCTGTCCGGCGGCGAGGCGCTCGCCACCGTCGGCGGCAAGCTGGCGAAGGCGGCATGA
- the thrC gene encoding threonine synthase, protein MRYISTRGSAPALDFEGATLAGLASDGGLYVPAAWPSLSSDEIAGLAGLSYADTAAAVMAPFVGEALTPEDLRELCVAAYGRFDHAAVTPLVQLDPSNWLLELFHGPTLAFKDVALQLLGLLFERFLSTRDTHLTVVGATSGDTGSAAIDALAGRAKVDIFMLHPAGRVSEVQRRQMTTVLSPNVHNIAIEGSFDDAQAMVKAMFAHQSFSGRFQLSAVNSINWARLMAQVVYYFYAAVRLGAPGRPVAFSVPTGNFGDVFAGYVAARMGLPVARLIVATNVNDILHRALSAGDYSVGTVTPTAAPSMDIQVSSNFERLLFDLHGRDGLALAATMRGFEETKRLAIPQAMIGQASELFTSARIDPDSMALAMRGAWENSGQLLDPHTAIGLAAAHAADLPADVPIVTLATAHPAKFPDAVERGTGQRPQLPARIGDLFDREERYETLPAELEAVEAYIAERAVPITADA, encoded by the coding sequence ATGCGTTATATCAGCACCAGAGGGAGCGCGCCGGCGCTCGATTTTGAAGGCGCAACCTTGGCGGGCCTCGCCAGCGATGGCGGACTCTACGTCCCGGCCGCCTGGCCGAGCCTGTCGAGCGACGAGATCGCGGGCCTTGCCGGCCTTTCCTATGCCGACACCGCCGCCGCCGTGATGGCGCCGTTCGTGGGCGAGGCGCTGACCCCGGAGGACCTGCGCGAGCTGTGCGTGGCCGCTTATGGCCGCTTCGATCACGCCGCCGTCACGCCTCTGGTGCAGCTGGATCCCTCGAACTGGCTGCTGGAACTGTTCCACGGGCCCACGCTCGCCTTCAAGGATGTCGCGCTCCAGTTGCTCGGCCTGCTGTTCGAGCGGTTCCTGTCGACGCGCGACACGCACCTCACCGTGGTGGGCGCCACCAGCGGTGACACCGGCTCGGCCGCGATCGACGCGCTGGCGGGCCGCGCCAAGGTGGACATCTTCATGCTCCATCCGGCGGGCCGCGTCTCGGAGGTGCAGCGCCGCCAGATGACGACGGTGCTGTCGCCCAACGTCCACAATATCGCGATCGAGGGCAGCTTCGATGACGCGCAGGCAATGGTGAAGGCGATGTTCGCGCACCAGAGCTTCTCGGGTCGCTTCCAGCTTTCTGCGGTCAATTCGATCAACTGGGCCCGGCTGATGGCGCAGGTGGTCTATTATTTCTACGCCGCCGTCCGCCTCGGCGCGCCGGGCCGTCCGGTCGCCTTCTCGGTCCCGACCGGCAATTTCGGCGACGTGTTCGCGGGCTATGTCGCGGCGCGGATGGGTCTGCCCGTTGCTCGGCTGATCGTGGCCACCAACGTGAACGACATCCTCCACCGCGCGCTCTCGGCCGGCGATTATTCGGTCGGCACGGTCACGCCCACCGCCGCGCCCTCGATGGACATTCAGGTCAGCTCCAATTTCGAGCGGCTGCTGTTCGATCTGCACGGGCGCGACGGCCTCGCGCTCGCTGCTACGATGCGCGGTTTCGAGGAGACGAAGCGGCTTGCCATCCCGCAAGCGATGATCGGCCAGGCCTCCGAATTGTTCACCAGCGCGCGGATCGATCCGGACAGCATGGCGCTGGCGATGCGCGGCGCGTGGGAGAATTCGGGCCAGCTGCTCGATCCGCACACCGCGATCGGCCTCGCCGCCGCCCACGCCGCCGATCTGCCCGCCGACGTGCCGATCGTGACGCTGGCCACCGCGCATCCCGCCAAATTCCCCGATGCGGTGGAGCGCGGCACCGGCCAGCGCCCGCAGCTGCCCGCGCGTATCGGCGATCTGTTCGATCGCGAGGAACGCTACGAGACGCTCCCCGCCGAGCTGGAGGCGGTCGAGGCCTATATCGCCGAGCGCGCGGTGCCGATCACGGCCGACGCATGA
- a CDS encoding SURF1 family protein: MTRRVPVVATILVLFAVAAMIGLGVWQLQRRHEKEALLALYAANIARLPVAVSALLPLDDAGLFRAVSADCGQVTGWTTAAGHAADGRTGWSHIAACRTGAEGPGLHVDMGVSPSPEAPKGWTGGPVRGRIVWLPDGQPLIAHLFTARAPRTPLIVSDGAAPGLTPTAPPDPESVPNNHLAYAVQWFLFAGVALVIYAVALRRRWR, encoded by the coding sequence GTGACGCGGCGCGTTCCCGTCGTGGCGACGATCCTCGTCCTGTTCGCGGTGGCGGCGATGATCGGGCTGGGCGTGTGGCAGCTCCAGCGCCGGCACGAGAAGGAAGCTTTGCTCGCGCTGTACGCCGCCAATATCGCGCGGCTTCCTGTCGCCGTGTCCGCGCTGCTGCCGTTGGACGATGCGGGCCTGTTCCGTGCCGTCAGCGCCGATTGCGGGCAGGTGACGGGCTGGACGACGGCAGCCGGCCACGCCGCCGACGGCCGCACCGGCTGGAGCCATATCGCCGCCTGCCGCACCGGCGCGGAAGGGCCGGGGCTGCATGTGGACATGGGCGTTTCGCCATCGCCCGAGGCGCCGAAGGGCTGGACGGGCGGCCCCGTGCGCGGCCGCATCGTCTGGCTGCCGGACGGCCAACCCCTGATCGCGCACCTGTTCACGGCCCGGGCGCCGCGCACGCCGCTGATCGTGAGCGATGGCGCGGCGCCCGGCCTTACCCCCACCGCGCCGCCCGATCCGGAGAGCGTGCCGAACAATCATCTGGCCTATGCGGTGCAATGGTTCCTGTTCGCGGGGGTGGCGCTGGTGATCTACGCGGTGGCGCTGCGGCGGCGGTGGCGCTGA
- a CDS encoding cytochrome c oxidase subunit 3, whose protein sequence is MAGAKSHDYHILPPDPYPILSAFSALILASGGIMYMHSAAYGGFVALAGLGCVLLCMAGWWSRVIREAKAGDHTPVVGLHLRYGMILFIASEVMFFVGWFWAWFDFSLFPSPVEAVGGVWPPKGIEVINPFAFPLLNTMILLCSGTTVTWAHHALLHGDRKGLIQGLWCTILLGMLFSTIQAYEYAHAPFAFKGLNYGAAFFMATGFHGFHVLVGTIFLIVNLVRAYKGDFTPKQHFGFEAAAWYWHFVDVVWLFLFVTIYVWGGWGAPIHAG, encoded by the coding sequence ATGGCCGGCGCGAAGAGCCACGATTATCACATCCTGCCACCGGATCCCTATCCGATCCTGTCGGCCTTCTCCGCGCTCATCCTCGCCTCGGGCGGCATCATGTACATGCATTCGGCGGCCTATGGCGGCTTCGTCGCGCTGGCCGGCCTCGGCTGCGTGCTGCTGTGCATGGCCGGCTGGTGGAGTCGCGTGATCCGCGAGGCGAAAGCGGGCGATCACACCCCCGTCGTCGGCCTGCATCTGCGCTACGGCATGATCCTGTTCATCGCCTCGGAGGTGATGTTCTTCGTCGGCTGGTTCTGGGCGTGGTTCGATTTCTCGCTCTTCCCCTCCCCGGTGGAGGCCGTCGGCGGCGTCTGGCCGCCCAAGGGGATCGAGGTCATCAATCCCTTCGCCTTCCCGCTGCTGAACACGATGATCCTGCTCTGCTCGGGCACCACCGTGACGTGGGCGCATCACGCCTTGCTGCACGGCGATCGCAAGGGGCTGATCCAGGGTCTGTGGTGCACGATCCTGCTCGGCATGCTCTTCTCGACCATCCAGGCCTATGAATATGCCCATGCGCCCTTCGCCTTCAAAGGGCTGAACTATGGCGCGGCTTTCTTCATGGCGACGGGCTTCCACGGCTTCCACGTGCTGGTCGGCACGATCTTCCTGATCGTGAACCTCGTGCGCGCCTACAAGGGCGATTTCACGCCCAAGCAGCATTTCGGCTTCGAGGCGGCGGCCTGGTACTGGCATTTCGTCGACGTCGTGTGGCTGTTCCTGTTCGTGACGATCTACGTCTGGGGCGGCTGGGGCGCGCCGATCCACGCGGGCTGA
- a CDS encoding cytochrome c oxidase assembly protein, with product MAGAAPLLPRGKARTVAGTLLMLVAMTALGFASVPLYRMFCQATGYNGTARKALNATAPGEVVGKIVNVRFDANVKPGMGWTFEPDDRVKRVAVGARQMAFFTAVNTTDHSITGRASFNVSPDQTGQYFTKIQCFCFTEQTLKPHERVRMPVIFFVDPQFAKDPDTKDISEITLSYTFFPVASPEGSS from the coding sequence ATGGCAGGTGCCGCGCCGCTGCTCCCGCGCGGCAAGGCGCGCACGGTGGCGGGAACGCTGCTGATGCTGGTGGCGATGACGGCGCTCGGCTTCGCCAGCGTGCCGCTCTACCGGATGTTCTGCCAGGCGACCGGCTATAACGGCACGGCGCGCAAGGCGCTGAACGCCACCGCGCCGGGCGAGGTGGTGGGCAAGATCGTCAACGTCCGCTTCGATGCGAATGTGAAGCCCGGCATGGGCTGGACGTTCGAGCCGGACGATCGCGTGAAGCGCGTGGCGGTCGGCGCGCGGCAGATGGCCTTCTTCACGGCGGTGAACACCACCGATCATTCGATCACGGGCCGCGCCTCGTTCAACGTCAGCCCCGATCAGACCGGGCAATATTTCACGAAGATCCAGTGCTTCTGCTTCACCGAGCAGACGCTGAAGCCGCATGAGCGCGTGCGCATGCCGGTGATCTTCTTCGTCGATCCGCAATTCGCCAAGGATCCGGACACGAAGGACATCAGCGAGATCACGCTGAGCTACACCTTCTTCCCCGTAGCATCGCCGGAAGGGTCAAGCTAA
- a CDS encoding heme o synthase, whose product MMSSPAFATAQPLPADWRDFLALTKPRVMSLVVFTGLCAMLAAPGHVHPVIGFTAILCVALGAGASGALNQWYEADLDAVMKRTAKRPLPAGRMDRQAALHFGVGLGAFSVLLMGLAVNLLSAVILAGSILFYVLIYTVWLKRRTPQNIVIGGAAGAFPPLIGWAAATGRVDLLPVLMFALVFLWTPPHFWALGLFVRTDYAAAGVPMMPVVAGARATRTQVFLYSLPMAVVAIAPWPLGLTGAIYGATATILSLLFVGFAARVGLSRIEDQAEMRAERRMFGYSILYLFVIFGALVADRMLLA is encoded by the coding sequence ATGATGTCGTCCCCTGCTTTCGCCACGGCGCAGCCACTGCCCGCCGACTGGCGCGATTTCCTCGCGCTGACCAAGCCCCGCGTGATGAGCCTCGTCGTGTTTACCGGGCTGTGCGCGATGCTGGCGGCGCCCGGCCATGTCCATCCCGTGATCGGCTTCACCGCGATCCTCTGCGTCGCGCTGGGCGCGGGCGCGTCGGGCGCGCTCAATCAGTGGTATGAGGCGGATCTGGACGCGGTGATGAAGCGCACCGCCAAGCGTCCGCTGCCGGCGGGCCGGATGGACCGGCAGGCCGCACTCCATTTCGGCGTGGGTCTCGGCGCCTTCTCGGTGCTGCTGATGGGGTTGGCGGTCAATCTGCTGTCGGCCGTGATCCTGGCCGGATCGATCCTGTTCTACGTGCTGATCTATACCGTCTGGCTGAAGCGCCGCACGCCGCAGAATATCGTGATCGGTGGTGCGGCCGGCGCTTTCCCGCCGCTGATCGGCTGGGCGGCGGCCACCGGCCGGGTCGATCTGCTGCCGGTGCTGATGTTCGCACTCGTCTTCCTGTGGACGCCGCCGCATTTCTGGGCGCTGGGCCTGTTCGTCCGCACCGATTATGCCGCCGCCGGCGTGCCGATGATGCCCGTGGTGGCGGGTGCCAGGGCCACGCGGACGCAGGTGTTTCTCTACAGCCTGCCGATGGCGGTGGTGGCGATCGCGCCCTGGCCGCTGGGGCTGACCGGCGCGATCTATGGCGCGACGGCCACGATCCTGTCCTTGCTGTTCGTGGGCTTCGCCGCGCGCGTCGGGCTCAGCCGGATCGAGGATCAGGCCGAGATGCGCGCCGAGCGCCGCATGTTCGGTTATTCGATCCTCTATCTGTTCGTGATCTTCGGCGCGCTCGTCGCCGATCGGATGCTGCTGGCATGA
- a CDS encoding methyl-accepting chemotaxis protein, giving the protein MNQVAAMQDVPKEVATLRRVGVRALVGAAWGLLLILSVGGWIAGVDGAGVVLVAGFVANLLPTRAAWRGDHDATTRLLVGTLAFAYPAFGVFLLRGTAWQLDSHLYFLATLAALTVLCDWRPIVLAAGLIAAHHLLLEAIVPAWVFTGGGNIGRVLFHAVAVIFETGFLVYVVEKLRLLMIRQTAARAHSEALAAEAIEARDELQEAMLKAQAAEQAVSDERQRRHAVEAAAGERRRGDMLALAETFQASVLEAVRSVGVASADLDASARSLDGIAQSATRDSEAMARTARRSLEDARDLAMRVRELAGSVSAISGRVSEQARLGGEARAASASSHRTVAGLSDHSASIGGFVQSIQQIARRTNLLALNATIEAAHAGDAGRGFAVVAQEVKALARQAGGASSEIQALASAIDSGAGEVNKTLAAIEDSIAQLSGTALAISADVERHGLTALAAESIADQTALSAADIAAEASGAARAAETTAALSAQVTGAASGLSETARALQQATERFVEKIKAA; this is encoded by the coding sequence GTGAATCAGGTCGCCGCGATGCAGGATGTACCCAAGGAGGTCGCGACCCTCCGGCGCGTCGGCGTCCGGGCGCTGGTCGGCGCGGCATGGGGCCTGCTGCTGATCCTCTCGGTGGGAGGCTGGATCGCGGGGGTGGACGGCGCCGGCGTCGTGCTGGTGGCCGGCTTCGTCGCCAATCTGCTGCCGACGCGGGCGGCGTGGCGTGGCGATCATGACGCGACGACGCGGCTGCTGGTGGGCACGCTCGCCTTCGCCTATCCCGCTTTCGGCGTCTTCCTGCTGCGCGGCACGGCGTGGCAGCTGGACAGCCATCTCTATTTCCTGGCGACGCTCGCCGCGCTGACGGTGCTGTGCGACTGGCGCCCGATCGTGCTGGCGGCGGGGCTGATCGCGGCGCACCATCTGCTGCTGGAGGCGATCGTCCCGGCGTGGGTTTTTACGGGCGGGGGCAATATCGGCCGCGTGCTGTTTCACGCCGTCGCCGTCATCTTCGAAACGGGCTTTCTGGTCTACGTGGTGGAAAAGCTCCGCCTCCTCATGATCCGCCAGACGGCGGCGCGCGCGCACAGCGAGGCGCTGGCGGCCGAGGCGATCGAGGCGCGGGACGAACTGCAGGAGGCGATGCTGAAGGCGCAGGCGGCCGAGCAGGCCGTGTCCGACGAGCGCCAGCGCCGCCACGCGGTCGAGGCTGCGGCGGGCGAGCGGCGCCGGGGCGACATGCTGGCGCTGGCCGAGACGTTCCAGGCGTCGGTGCTGGAGGCGGTCCGCTCGGTCGGCGTCGCCTCCGCCGATCTGGACGCCTCGGCGCGCTCGCTGGACGGGATCGCCCAGTCCGCCACGCGCGACAGCGAGGCGATGGCCCGCACAGCGCGCCGTTCGCTGGAGGATGCGCGCGATCTGGCGATGCGCGTGCGCGAACTGGCCGGATCGGTTTCGGCCATATCGGGCCGCGTTTCGGAGCAGGCGCGGCTGGGCGGGGAGGCGCGCGCCGCCTCGGCCTCCAGCCACCGCACCGTGGCGGGGCTATCGGATCACAGCGCCTCGATCGGCGGCTTCGTCCAGTCGATCCAGCAGATCGCGCGGCGCACCAATCTGCTCGCGCTCAACGCCACGATCGAGGCGGCGCATGCCGGCGATGCGGGGCGCGGATTCGCGGTGGTGGCGCAGGAGGTGAAGGCGCTCGCGCGTCAGGCCGGCGGCGCCTCCAGCGAGATCCAGGCGCTGGCCTCCGCGATCGATAGCGGGGCGGGCGAAGTGAACAAGACATTGGCCGCGATCGAGGATAGCATCGCCCAGCTCTCCGGCACGGCGCTGGCGATCAGCGCCGATGTCGAGCGGCACGGGCTGACGGCGCTCGCCGCCGAATCGATCGCCGACCAGACCGCGCTGAGCGCCGCCGATATCGCGGCCGAGGCGAGCGGCGCGGCGCGCGCGGCGGAGACCACCGCCGCTTTGTCCGCGCAGGTGACGGGCGCGGCCTCGGGCCTGTCCGAAACGGCGCGCGCCCTCCAGCAGGCGACCGAACGCTTCGTGGAGAAGATCAAGGCGGCGTGA